A region of Maribacter algicola DNA encodes the following proteins:
- a CDS encoding energy transducer TonB family protein — protein sequence MNFNRQHLSFLITLFSMGIVVLTLYNIHLGGQEEDDDDYVVEMVLEEPEELTEEEQEILEELAKAEAIKSHMAFNETAKPSVDNPEPLQTLEEIMEERAMENNGELAENLMSDGDFVERVKELAKKREEKKQMLGEKEAKKEEYTNYLAERRTSISFSLVDRNGYRLPPPIYTCIEGGKVVVNIEVNNLGQVTDASFNEKSSGTSNGCLVDNAIAYAYKAQFSTSDKPSQKGTITYLFQGK from the coding sequence ATGAATTTCAACAGACAACATTTATCCTTTTTGATTACCCTATTTTCCATGGGTATCGTTGTCTTGACGTTATACAATATCCACTTGGGCGGCCAAGAGGAAGATGATGACGACTATGTGGTGGAAATGGTCTTGGAAGAACCCGAAGAACTTACAGAGGAAGAGCAGGAGATCCTTGAAGAACTTGCCAAGGCCGAAGCCATAAAAAGTCATATGGCCTTTAACGAAACTGCCAAACCCAGTGTTGACAACCCGGAACCCTTGCAGACCTTGGAGGAAATTATGGAGGAAAGGGCCATGGAAAATAATGGGGAACTTGCCGAAAACCTTATGTCTGATGGGGATTTTGTGGAGAGGGTCAAGGAACTGGCAAAAAAAAGGGAGGAAAAAAAGCAAATGCTCGGTGAAAAGGAAGCAAAAAAGGAGGAATACACGAACTATTTGGCCGAAAGGCGTACCTCCATTTCCTTCTCGTTGGTCGATAGAAATGGATACCGATTACCTCCACCAATATATACCTGTATAGAAGGCGGAAAAGTAGTTGTCAATATAGAGGTGAATAACCTAGGTCAAGTGACGGATGCCAGTTTCAATGAAAAAAGTTCCGGAACATCCAACGGCTGCCTTGTGGATAATGCTATTGCTTATGCTTATAAGGCGCAATTTAGCACTTCCGATAAACCAAGTCAAAAAGGCACGATTACGTATCTATTTCAAGGCAAGTAG
- a CDS encoding DUF2490 domain-containing protein yields the protein MSCIKRISVLLFLIVFMAPSVNLAQDNLTGYWNPQVALNYDVTPNYSHNFSIENRSFLYRDSDVQLTVRQIDINHFSNLKTRDNQSVGFGIKYRIRNSFDNNANNELRLTQQFNVTFKNGSIRYGNRFRAEQRITNENTVHRFRYRFAIDFPLKGEELDVGEPYLVLSTEALLSVGKSMNPEYDQRITPKLGWILSPTTKFQIGGEYRAENYLHTTENVLFFLTELVLSL from the coding sequence ATGTCCTGTATTAAACGTATTTCCGTACTACTTTTTCTGATTGTTTTTATGGCCCCATCCGTGAACTTGGCCCAAGACAACCTTACGGGCTATTGGAATCCACAGGTGGCCTTGAATTATGATGTAACGCCCAATTATTCCCACAACTTTTCAATTGAAAACCGGTCCTTTCTTTATAGGGACTCCGATGTTCAACTTACTGTCAGGCAAATTGACATCAACCATTTTTCCAATCTTAAAACAAGGGACAACCAAAGTGTTGGTTTTGGCATAAAATATAGGATCCGAAATTCCTTTGACAACAACGCCAATAACGAACTCCGACTCACCCAACAGTTCAACGTCACCTTTAAAAATGGAAGTATCCGGTACGGAAACCGATTTAGGGCAGAACAAAGGATTACCAACGAAAATACGGTTCATAGGTTTCGGTATCGTTTCGCGATAGATTTTCCATTGAAGGGCGAAGAACTTGATGTTGGCGAACCATACCTGGTACTCTCCACAGAGGCCCTTTTAAGCGTAGGTAAATCCATGAATCCAGAATATGACCAGAGGATAACGCCCAAACTAGGTTGGATCCTTAGCCCAACGACCAAATTTCAGATTGGAGGGGAATACAGGGCGGAAAATTACTTACATACGACAGAAAATGTATTGTTCTTTTTAACAGAACTTGTCCTAAGCCTTTAA
- a CDS encoding TetR/AcrR family transcriptional regulator, whose protein sequence is MEELFQGVKIRVNDKLFVKDPESSELGKSIVKMSIVMMGELGFEKFNFRKLGERIGSNESSIYRYFENKHKLLLYLTSWYWGWMEYQLVFATHNIPEPNDKLTKAIYMITREITEDSNFSHINEVLLNQIVINEYSKSYLTKEVDEEDKEGYFASYKRLAKRLSEMIRQYNPDYKYPSSLASTILGGALHQHFLKDHFSSMTDCGGDITPTEYLTNLVFNVLKQDSNE, encoded by the coding sequence ATGGAAGAGCTTTTTCAAGGTGTAAAAATTCGCGTGAACGACAAGTTGTTTGTCAAAGATCCAGAATCTTCGGAACTGGGAAAATCCATTGTAAAGATGAGTATTGTAATGATGGGGGAGCTTGGTTTCGAAAAATTTAATTTTAGAAAATTGGGCGAGAGAATTGGATCGAACGAAAGTTCCATTTACCGCTATTTTGAGAACAAACACAAATTGTTGCTTTATTTGACCTCTTGGTATTGGGGTTGGATGGAGTACCAACTGGTATTCGCCACACACAACATTCCAGAGCCCAATGATAAATTGACAAAGGCCATCTATATGATTACGCGCGAGATTACCGAAGATTCCAATTTTTCCCACATCAATGAGGTATTGTTGAACCAAATCGTAATTAACGAATATTCCAAATCCTATTTGACCAAAGAGGTAGACGAGGAAGATAAGGAAGGATATTTTGCCAGCTACAAGCGCTTGGCAAAAAGGTTGAGTGAAATGATCAGGCAATACAATCCAGATTATAAATACCCTTCTAGTTTGGCCAGTACCATTTTAGGCGGTGCCCTGCACCAACATTTTCTTAAGGACCACTTTTCTTCCATGACGGATTGTGGCGGTGATATAACACCTACTGAATATTTAACAAACTTGGTTTTCAATGTTTTAAAACAAGACTCAAATGAATAA
- a CDS encoding DNA-3-methyladenine glycosylase I, with the protein MKANQDEPKRCGWCMGDPLYKAYHDTEWGVPVMDDATLFEFLVLETFQAGLSWITILRKRENFRKAFDQFDYKKIALYDQNEINEVLENEGIIRNKLKVHATVSNAIAFMEIQNEFGSFSTYYWSFVDNKPIKNKVSNYKEAPSTTPLSDTISKDLKKRGFKFVGSTVVYAMMQATGMVNDHETSCFRYEEI; encoded by the coding sequence ATGAAAGCAAATCAAGATGAACCAAAACGATGCGGTTGGTGTATGGGCGACCCATTATACAAAGCCTATCATGATACGGAATGGGGCGTACCTGTGATGGACGATGCCACACTTTTCGAATTTCTCGTATTGGAAACCTTTCAAGCGGGACTTAGTTGGATTACTATCTTAAGGAAACGAGAGAATTTTAGAAAAGCATTTGATCAATTCGACTACAAAAAAATAGCCCTGTACGATCAAAATGAAATAAACGAAGTTTTAGAAAACGAAGGTATCATTAGAAACAAGTTAAAGGTACATGCAACGGTTTCCAATGCCATTGCCTTTATGGAAATCCAAAATGAATTTGGAAGTTTTAGCACGTATTATTGGTCATTCGTAGACAACAAACCGATAAAAAATAAAGTTTCCAATTATAAGGAAGCCCCTAGCACGACGCCTCTTTCAGATACCATAAGCAAGGATTTAAAAAAAAGAGGCTTCAAGTTTGTGGGGAGCACCGTGGTCTATGCCATGATGCAGGCGACCGGAATGGTTAATGACCACGAAACAAGTTGTTTTAGATATGAAGAGATATAG
- a CDS encoding peptidase domain-containing ABC transporter, translated as MNKEVLTPWQRLLGMLRLDKRDVFQIFYYAIFAGLVSLSLPLGIQAIINLIQGAQISTSWIVLVVLVTLGVVFVGILQLMQIRIIENLQQKIFTRASFEFAYRFPKIKMKELYNYYPPELANRFFDVLTIQKSLSKVLIDFPAALLQIIFGLLLLSFYHPFFIIYGILLLGLIYVVFRFTAKKGLDTSLDESKNKYKVAHWIQEVARSIISFKLSGRTSHAIDKNDKLVSKYLEARESHFRILVIQLIQMIGFKVLVTAGLLLIGGLLVLNQEMNIGQFVAAEIIILLVINSVEKLILGLETFYDLLTSLEKMGQVVDKELETQDGERPFVEGEGFNIELDNVHYSLPDTGKKVLNGINLTITPKSIIHLKGGRNSGRTSFLRVVAGILEPDSGGVYVNNASLKGMNLNFYRSHVGQSLLEESPFEGTILDNITFGDKSISEEQIYWAMEKVGLTSFVKEQPNGIQTIIYPEGKQIPYTISKRIVLARSIVIKPKLLVLKDPLDQIGKEEAEKIIQFLTDPTNGWALLVVSENDLWSKYCNGVVTLEKGKVVNEKYK; from the coding sequence ATGAATAAAGAGGTATTGACCCCTTGGCAAAGGCTACTGGGTATGTTGCGTTTGGATAAGCGAGATGTCTTTCAAATTTTCTACTACGCTATCTTTGCGGGTCTTGTGAGTCTTTCCCTTCCGCTAGGAATTCAGGCCATTATCAATTTGATTCAAGGTGCTCAGATCAGTACTTCATGGATCGTGCTAGTAGTTCTGGTTACTTTAGGGGTAGTTTTCGTTGGTATATTGCAGTTAATGCAGATACGTATTATTGAAAACCTTCAGCAAAAAATATTTACAAGGGCGTCTTTCGAGTTCGCCTATAGATTTCCCAAAATAAAAATGAAGGAACTCTATAATTATTATCCGCCAGAGCTGGCCAATCGTTTTTTCGATGTCCTTACGATTCAAAAATCGCTATCCAAGGTATTAATTGATTTTCCGGCTGCCCTGTTGCAAATAATCTTTGGTTTATTGTTGCTGTCTTTTTACCACCCATTCTTCATAATCTATGGTATTTTGTTATTGGGACTTATTTATGTGGTATTCAGGTTCACCGCAAAGAAGGGTTTGGATACCAGTTTGGATGAATCCAAGAACAAATACAAAGTGGCCCATTGGATACAGGAGGTCGCAAGGTCCATCATAAGCTTTAAGCTTTCAGGTAGAACTTCCCATGCAATTGACAAAAATGACAAACTAGTTTCCAAATATTTGGAAGCCAGGGAAAGCCATTTTAGGATTTTGGTCATACAATTGATTCAAATGATCGGTTTTAAGGTATTGGTTACTGCCGGATTACTTTTGATTGGTGGATTGTTGGTCTTGAATCAAGAAATGAATATAGGCCAATTTGTTGCAGCGGAAATCATAATTCTACTGGTTATAAATTCCGTCGAGAAATTGATATTGGGCCTAGAAACATTTTATGACCTGCTTACTTCCCTGGAAAAAATGGGACAAGTAGTGGATAAGGAATTGGAGACGCAAGATGGGGAAAGACCTTTTGTAGAAGGGGAGGGTTTTAACATAGAATTGGATAATGTGCATTATAGCCTGCCCGATACCGGCAAAAAGGTCCTCAACGGCATCAATCTAACAATCACACCCAAAAGTATAATACATTTAAAAGGGGGACGCAATTCTGGCAGGACGAGCTTTTTAAGGGTAGTAGCCGGTATTCTGGAACCCGATTCCGGTGGAGTCTATGTCAACAATGCCTCTTTAAAGGGCATGAACCTAAATTTTTATCGTTCTCACGTTGGGCAATCCTTATTGGAGGAATCCCCTTTTGAGGGAACCATTCTTGATAATATAACTTTTGGGGACAAGTCGATTTCTGAAGAACAGATATATTGGGCCATGGAAAAAGTAGGGCTGACCAGTTTTGTCAAGGAACAACCTAATGGGATTCAAACGATTATTTATCCGGAAGGCAAGCAGATTCCATATACCATTTCAAAAAGAATCGTACTGGCCAGAAGTATTGTAATCAAGCCTAAGTTGCTAGTGTTAAAGGATCCCTTGGATCAGATAGGCAAAGAGGAAGCGGAAAAAATAATCCAGTTTTTGACAGACCCTACAAATGGATGGGCACTTTTAGTAGTTAGTGAGAACGATTTATGGTCCAAGTACTGCAATGGTGTGGTTACTTTGGAAAAGGGTAAGGTTGTAAACGAAAAATATAAATAA
- a CDS encoding HlyD family secretion protein, whose amino-acid sequence MLNISHNKLNKSVSIEHFISVQKVFHQRHYKHFNRFLLTFAIIGVIILFLPWTQNITGTGSVTTLTPDQRPQTIQSPIPGKIEKWFVREGDYVKKGDTILFISEIKNEYFDPRLVERTGNQLKAKEASVNSYQGKVKALNVQIEALVKERGLKLQQAQNKLLQAKLKVQSDSIDLEAAKTNILIAQRQFDRTQQLESEGLKAVTDVEEKRMKLQEAQAKLISQENKLLAAKNEVINSEVEINRVQAEYTDKISKAQSDMFTAQSNQFDSEAQVNKLESEVTNYEIRNDLYYIRAPQNGFINKAIQAGIGETFKEGDRLVGIMPSDYDVAVETFVEPIDLPLIHLGEKIRIQFDGWPVIVFSGWPNVSYGTYGGKVVAIETFISSNGKYRILVAPDEDDHPWPDAIRVGSGARTIALLEDVPIWFELWRQLNGFPPNYYQPEGAQGEPVKK is encoded by the coding sequence ATGTTGAACATTTCACACAATAAACTAAATAAAAGTGTTTCCATTGAGCACTTTATTTCTGTGCAAAAAGTGTTTCATCAGAGACACTATAAGCATTTCAACAGATTCCTTTTGACTTTTGCCATCATTGGAGTTATAATACTTTTTTTGCCCTGGACTCAGAATATAACGGGAACGGGTTCTGTAACTACCCTGACACCCGATCAACGCCCACAGACGATTCAATCCCCTATTCCAGGTAAAATAGAGAAGTGGTTCGTACGGGAGGGGGACTACGTAAAAAAAGGGGATACCATACTGTTTATTTCGGAAATTAAAAATGAATATTTTGATCCAAGATTGGTGGAAAGAACCGGCAATCAGTTAAAGGCAAAAGAGGCCTCGGTAAATTCATACCAAGGAAAGGTAAAGGCACTCAATGTACAAATCGAAGCCTTGGTCAAGGAACGGGGACTCAAATTGCAACAGGCCCAAAATAAGCTGTTGCAGGCCAAACTTAAGGTTCAGAGCGATAGTATCGACCTGGAAGCGGCAAAGACAAATATTTTAATAGCCCAAAGACAGTTCGATCGTACACAACAACTGGAAAGTGAAGGTTTAAAGGCGGTTACCGATGTTGAAGAGAAGCGAATGAAACTTCAAGAGGCTCAGGCAAAATTGATATCCCAAGAAAATAAACTTCTGGCGGCCAAGAATGAGGTAATCAATTCTGAGGTTGAAATCAACAGGGTACAGGCGGAGTATACGGACAAGATATCCAAGGCCCAGAGCGATATGTTTACGGCCCAGTCAAATCAATTTGATTCTGAGGCACAGGTCAATAAGTTGGAGAGTGAAGTGACCAATTATGAAATACGGAACGATCTATATTACATCCGTGCTCCGCAGAATGGTTTTATAAACAAGGCTATTCAGGCGGGAATTGGGGAGACCTTTAAGGAGGGTGATCGATTGGTGGGTATCATGCCTTCAGATTACGATGTAGCCGTAGAGACATTTGTAGAACCCATTGACCTTCCATTGATTCATTTAGGGGAAAAAATTAGAATTCAGTTCGATGGTTGGCCTGTGATTGTATTCAGTGGCTGGCCCAATGTATCCTATGGAACCTACGGGGGTAAGGTCGTTGCCATAGAAACCTTTATAAGTTCCAATGGAAAATATCGTATTCTGGTAGCTCCTGACGAAGATGATCATCCTTGGCCAGACGCCATACGGGTGGGTTCTGGCGCAAGAACCATTGCCTTGCTGGAGGATGTTCCTATTTGGTTTGAACTATGGAGACAGTTAAATGGATTCCCTCCCAATTATTACCAACCTGAGGGAGCACAAGGGGAACCGGTCAAAAAATAA
- a CDS encoding TolC family protein, giving the protein MNKYFILSLLFCSSFLVNGQQSDTLVLKFNEYLGYVKRFHPIAKQAELALSSGQANLLKARGGFDPKLDVDYERKDFKGTEYYDRLNATFKIPTWYGIELKGNFEQNEGAFINPEESVPENGLYSAGVAMSLGRGSWINERMATLKRAKFFREQSKADRDLLVNQILFDASLAYFKWLQAYRDSKVYSNFLDNAQIRFVGIKRSAIAGDIPAIDTVEAKIAVQNRALELEQAKVTLVNQSMELSNFLWLGDNIPVNLQPNVIPEEDLDMEIDQTFEILGKPLDSFSLENHPKLKSLGFKVDGLRVDKQLKTNKLLPAIDLEYNLLTETPEFANSFQTDFYKGGVTFQLPLFLRKERGDLRLAKIKLQDAQFELDNAEVAIQNKVIAIYNELDSFDNQNQLIQDIVTNYQSLLTAEERKFSFGESSLFLINSRESKLIDAVLKQNAVQNKYYTAKAKLFNSLAVNPENL; this is encoded by the coding sequence ATGAACAAGTATTTTATCCTAAGCCTACTTTTTTGTAGTAGTTTTTTGGTGAATGGACAGCAGAGCGATACGTTGGTCCTTAAGTTCAACGAATATCTTGGGTATGTCAAAAGGTTCCATCCCATTGCCAAACAGGCAGAATTGGCCTTGAGTTCAGGACAGGCCAATCTCTTAAAGGCGAGGGGCGGTTTTGACCCAAAGTTGGATGTGGACTACGAACGAAAGGATTTTAAGGGTACGGAATACTATGACCGTTTAAACGCAACTTTTAAGATACCCACGTGGTACGGCATTGAACTCAAGGGAAACTTTGAACAAAATGAGGGAGCATTTATAAATCCGGAGGAATCCGTTCCTGAAAATGGACTCTACAGTGCCGGGGTAGCGATGTCCTTGGGACGTGGTTCGTGGATAAACGAACGTATGGCGACCCTAAAAAGGGCCAAGTTTTTTAGGGAACAAAGTAAGGCCGACCGTGATTTGCTGGTCAACCAAATCCTTTTCGATGCGTCCCTGGCCTATTTTAAGTGGTTACAGGCTTATAGGGACAGTAAGGTGTACTCCAATTTTCTGGATAACGCGCAAATTCGGTTTGTGGGAATTAAAAGGAGTGCCATTGCAGGAGATATACCGGCCATTGATACGGTAGAGGCCAAAATTGCCGTTCAAAATAGGGCCCTTGAATTGGAGCAGGCAAAGGTTACCTTGGTCAACCAATCTATGGAACTGTCCAACTTTTTATGGTTGGGGGACAATATACCCGTAAACTTACAACCCAATGTCATTCCAGAAGAGGATCTTGATATGGAGATAGACCAGACTTTTGAGATATTGGGCAAACCCCTTGACAGTTTCTCGTTAGAAAATCATCCAAAATTGAAAAGCCTTGGCTTTAAGGTAGATGGACTGCGGGTGGATAAACAATTGAAAACGAACAAGCTCCTACCAGCCATCGACCTTGAGTACAATCTTCTTACGGAAACACCAGAATTTGCAAATTCATTTCAAACGGATTTTTACAAGGGTGGGGTAACCTTTCAGTTACCTTTGTTTCTAAGAAAGGAGCGTGGTGACTTAAGATTGGCCAAAATCAAATTACAAGATGCCCAGTTCGAATTGGACAATGCTGAAGTGGCAATTCAGAACAAGGTAATAGCCATATACAATGAGTTGGACTCATTTGATAATCAAAACCAACTGATACAGGATATTGTCACAAACTATCAAAGCCTTTTGACCGCCGAGGAGCGCAAGTTCAGTTTTGGGGAAAGTTCCCTTTTCCTTATCAATTCAAGGGAAAGCAAATTGATAGATGCTGTGCTAAAACAAAATGCCGTACAGAACAAATACTATACGGCCAAGGCAAAGCTTTTTAACAGTTTGGCGGTAAACCCTGAAAACCTTTAA
- a CDS encoding thioredoxin family protein, with product MSIFIHMDVFEKTSLAQALKVAFTYQQYSDLMTTMANEGKSTGEAPTDAYINYTKLNARRMQRWDKTLTFSEADIDSIQSFSYEVNWLVFTESWCGDASPALPVMHKITEINPNIALKIILRDEHPELMQRFLTNGAWSIPKLVQLEPQTNRILGTWGPRSTKATQLVEAFKMEHGTLTAAFRESLQIWYNKDKGQSILEDLLLLLALK from the coding sequence ATGTCAATTTTCATTCATATGGACGTATTTGAGAAAACATCTTTGGCCCAAGCCCTTAAAGTAGCCTTTACCTATCAACAATATTCGGACCTCATGACAACCATGGCGAACGAGGGAAAGTCTACAGGAGAAGCACCTACGGATGCCTATATAAATTATACAAAGTTGAACGCACGGAGAATGCAGCGATGGGACAAGACCCTTACATTTTCTGAAGCCGATATAGACTCCATACAATCTTTTTCCTACGAAGTGAATTGGTTGGTATTTACTGAAAGTTGGTGCGGTGACGCATCTCCCGCACTGCCCGTAATGCACAAGATTACAGAAATCAACCCCAATATTGCGTTGAAAATTATTCTAAGGGATGAACATCCAGAACTCATGCAACGGTTTTTAACGAACGGCGCATGGTCCATTCCCAAGCTCGTCCAGCTTGAACCTCAAACCAATAGAATTTTAGGGACCTGGGGCCCCCGTTCTACTAAAGCGACCCAACTGGTTGAAGCTTTTAAAATGGAGCATGGGACCTTGACCGCTGCGTTCCGGGAAAGCCTTCAAATATGGTATAATAAGGATAAGGGGCAGAGTATCCTTGAGGATCTGTTGTTGCTACTTGCCTTGAAATAG
- a CDS encoding YitT family protein yields the protein MAQSPFNIGPNVKLLVKDTFFLAGGILSAAFGLESFLLPNQFIDGGATGISLLMAEVYEIPLYVLIILVNIPFIFLGYKVIGRQFTIKTSLAIMGLALVLVTLDFPEVTQDKLLVAVFGGFFLGAGIGLSIRGGGVLDGTEILAIYLSRKLGTTIGDIIILINILVFMAAAYLLSVESALYSMLTYLAASKTLDFVIEGIEEYTGVTIISDSSEELREMITNVLGRGVTIYQAKGGYGKNGVHNEYDVLFTVITRLEIRKLNIEISKIDPKAFVVMSKINDTRGGMIKKRTIK from the coding sequence ATGGCACAATCTCCGTTTAATATTGGTCCCAATGTAAAATTATTGGTGAAGGATACTTTTTTTTTGGCAGGTGGAATCCTATCCGCGGCCTTTGGACTGGAAAGTTTCCTTTTGCCAAACCAATTCATTGATGGAGGTGCCACAGGTATTTCCCTACTAATGGCAGAAGTCTATGAAATACCTTTATATGTTCTGATCATTTTGGTCAATATTCCGTTCATTTTTTTAGGCTATAAGGTCATAGGAAGACAGTTTACCATCAAGACTTCTTTGGCCATTATGGGTTTGGCCCTGGTTTTGGTAACCTTGGATTTTCCTGAAGTCACTCAGGACAAACTTTTGGTTGCTGTATTTGGAGGTTTCTTTCTTGGGGCGGGAATAGGGCTATCAATCCGTGGGGGTGGCGTTCTTGACGGTACTGAAATCCTGGCTATCTATCTCAGTAGAAAGCTGGGAACTACCATAGGAGACATTATTATACTTATTAACATCTTGGTATTTATGGCAGCGGCCTATCTACTTTCCGTAGAATCTGCACTGTATTCGATGCTGACGTACTTGGCGGCATCTAAGACATTGGACTTTGTAATAGAAGGTATCGAGGAATATACCGGGGTTACCATTATATCGGATTCAAGTGAGGAGCTTCGGGAAATGATCACGAACGTTTTAGGAAGGGGAGTAACCATATATCAGGCAAAAGGGGGCTACGGAAAAAATGGTGTACACAATGAGTATGATGTGCTTTTTACGGTCATTACAAGATTGGAGATAAGAAAATTGAATATTGAAATCTCAAAAATCGACCCCAAAGCCTTCGTGGTTATGAGTAAAATAAACGATACGAGGGGAGGGATGATAAAGAAAAGGACTATAAAATGA